A region of Maridesulfovibrio sp. DNA encodes the following proteins:
- a CDS encoding PhnD/SsuA/transferrin family substrate-binding protein: MFKRVIAFAFILVFVLSSSAFAGRFDFAILQPGQPGTTAEAQPVMDEFAGYLSAKLGEKVQGVYYNDLNEALAYLKKDKPAWAICGLTFFKSYSSEFSMTPVASTLPQGMRKDVWRLIVPANGPDSPEAVQGKVYGSMLYTPQSREILFEGKKDGDFSVEGTHKALRMLRKVNKGKVSGVVLDAVQYSVIKDSDRYSGTKVIYASPELPNSPVVWFGNTNDDAFRLQSVLLDMDKDPAAKDLLKLLQTSGFNPADKDLK, translated from the coding sequence ATGTTCAAAAGAGTTATCGCATTTGCATTTATTCTTGTTTTTGTCCTGAGTTCTAGTGCTTTTGCCGGTCGGTTTGATTTTGCCATTCTTCAGCCCGGACAGCCCGGCACCACTGCCGAAGCTCAGCCGGTAATGGATGAATTTGCCGGATATCTCTCGGCTAAACTTGGAGAGAAAGTGCAGGGTGTTTATTACAACGATTTGAACGAGGCTCTTGCTTACCTCAAGAAGGACAAGCCCGCGTGGGCTATCTGCGGACTGACTTTCTTCAAGTCTTATTCCTCTGAATTTTCCATGACCCCGGTTGCTTCAACTCTGCCTCAGGGTATGAGAAAAGATGTCTGGAGGTTGATCGTCCCTGCAAACGGCCCGGATTCCCCGGAAGCTGTTCAAGGTAAAGTCTACGGTTCCATGCTTTATACCCCGCAGTCCCGTGAGATTCTTTTCGAAGGTAAAAAAGACGGTGACTTCAGTGTGGAGGGGACACACAAGGCTTTACGCATGCTACGGAAAGTCAATAAAGGTAAAGTTTCCGGCGTGGTGCTTGACGCAGTACAGTATTCGGTCATCAAGGACTCGGACCGCTACTCAGGAACCAAAGTCATTTACGCTTCACCTGAACTACCCAACAGTCCGGTGGTTTGGTTCGGCAATACAAATGACGATGCGTTTAGGCTTCAGTCCGTGCTTCTGGATATGGACAAGGATCCGGCAGCAAAGGATCTGCTTAAACTTTTGCAGACTTCCGGCTTCAACCCCGCTGATAAGGATTTGAAATAA